One part of the Streptomyces sp. AM 2-1-1 genome encodes these proteins:
- a CDS encoding MarR family transcriptional regulator: protein MSAVDLSTHPGHLARRFQQAHHLLWTTMVSEEITSPQFALLNSLTAEPGLDQRTVGDRIGLDRSTIADLVTRLLRRGLLDKVRDPRDGRRSVLRLTESGARTHAKVSLRAARMNQVFLGPLSPEEQGVFLDLLRRVSDAAESLRAPADPPSGRTDGGPTA from the coding sequence GTGTCCGCGGTCGATCTGAGCACCCATCCGGGCCACCTGGCCCGGCGCTTCCAGCAGGCGCACCACCTGCTCTGGACCACGATGGTCTCCGAGGAGATCACCTCGCCCCAGTTCGCCCTCCTCAACTCCCTGACGGCCGAGCCCGGACTCGACCAGCGCACGGTGGGGGATCGGATAGGCCTCGACCGTTCGACCATCGCCGACCTGGTCACCCGACTGCTGCGCCGGGGGCTGCTGGACAAGGTCCGCGATCCGCGGGACGGCAGGCGCTCCGTACTGCGCCTCACCGAGTCGGGCGCCCGCACCCACGCCAAGGTGTCCTTGCGGGCGGCCCGCATGAACCAGGTCTTCCTCGGTCCGCTCTCCCCCGAGGAACAGGGCGTCTTCCTCGACCTGCTGCGCAGGGTGTCGGACGCCGCCGAAAGCCTGCGTGCCCCGGCGGACCCGCCCTCCGGCCGTACGGACGGCGGCCCCACGGCCTGA
- the pcaH gene encoding protocatechuate 3,4-dioxygenase subunit beta — protein sequence MDLAEAAAAPGHHPPRDYPPYRSSRLRHPHRAPIPVRDPEAVELSGPAFGVSDVTALDSDLTQQHHGEPLGERITVGGRLLDRDGRPVRGQLVEVWQANASGRYAHQLDHHPAPLDPHFTGFGRCLTDDEGGYSFTTIKPGAYPWRNHTNAWRPAHIHFSLFGTAFAQRLVTQMYFPGDPLFPYDPVLRSVTDAAARARLVSAYDHDLSVPEWSLGYRWDIVLDGPSATWIEEGRDR from the coding sequence ATGGATCTGGCCGAGGCCGCGGCTGCCCCCGGGCACCATCCACCGCGCGACTACCCGCCCTACCGGAGCAGCCGCCTGCGCCATCCGCACCGGGCGCCGATACCCGTCCGCGATCCGGAGGCCGTCGAACTCTCCGGGCCCGCCTTCGGCGTCAGCGACGTCACCGCGCTGGACAGCGATCTGACGCAGCAGCACCACGGCGAGCCGCTGGGGGAACGGATCACCGTCGGCGGGCGGCTGCTCGACCGGGACGGGCGGCCGGTGCGCGGTCAGCTGGTGGAGGTCTGGCAGGCCAACGCCTCGGGACGGTACGCCCATCAGCTCGACCACCATCCGGCGCCGCTCGACCCCCACTTCACCGGCTTCGGCCGCTGTCTGACGGACGACGAGGGCGGGTACTCCTTCACCACCATCAAGCCCGGGGCGTATCCGTGGCGCAACCACACCAACGCGTGGCGCCCCGCCCACATCCACTTCTCCCTCTTCGGGACGGCGTTCGCGCAACGGCTGGTCACCCAGATGTACTTCCCGGGCGATCCGCTCTTCCCCTACGACCCGGTCCTGCGCTCGGTCACGGACGCCGCCGCACGCGCGCGGCTCGTCTCCGCCTACGACCATGACCTGTCCGTACCCGAGTGGTCCCTCGGCTACCGCTGGGACATCGTCCTGGACGGCCCGTCCGCCACCTGGATCGAGGAAGGCCGCGACCGATGA
- the pcaG gene encoding protocatechuate 3,4-dioxygenase subunit alpha — MTLAPTPSQTIGPFYGFALPLPDGGDIAPAGHPDTLTVRGLVLDGAGAPVPDALVETWQPAPDGSRTGLPGAMRRDPVTGRNAGRNGVDFTGFGRVATDADGQWSLRTLPPGGVPYLSVVVFARGLVHHLHTRLYLPDARGAAPEGDPLLDSLDAQRRATLIATPAGHRTYRFDIRLQGEGETVFLEFP, encoded by the coding sequence ATGACCCTCGCCCCCACGCCCTCCCAGACCATCGGCCCGTTCTACGGGTTCGCGCTGCCGCTGCCCGACGGCGGTGACATCGCCCCGGCCGGGCACCCCGACACCCTCACGGTGCGCGGGCTGGTGCTCGACGGCGCCGGGGCCCCCGTGCCCGACGCGCTCGTCGAGACCTGGCAGCCCGCTCCGGACGGATCGCGCACCGGCCTGCCCGGTGCGATGCGCCGCGATCCCGTGACCGGGCGCAACGCGGGCCGCAACGGGGTGGACTTCACCGGTTTCGGCCGGGTCGCCACCGACGCGGACGGCCAGTGGTCGCTGCGGACCCTGCCGCCGGGCGGCGTTCCCTACCTCAGCGTCGTGGTCTTCGCGCGCGGCCTGGTCCACCATCTCCACACCCGCCTCTACCTGCCGGACGCCCGCGGGGCCGCGCCCGAGGGCGACCCGCTGCTGGACTCGCTGGACGCGCAGCGCCGCGCCACGCTGATCGCGACACCCGCCGGCCACCGTACGTACCGTTTCGACATCCGCCTGCAGGGCGAGGGCGAGACGGTCTTCCTGGAGTTCCCCTGA
- the pcaB gene encoding 3-carboxy-cis,cis-muconate cycloisomerase, translating to MHENGTGPHRPGPHDVGLLAPGRSGSRAEAATGDAAFLRAMLDAEAALTRAQVSCGLAPAGAGPAVTRAADPACFDPRDLALRARSGGNPVIPLVADLRARVAQELRGHVHRGATSQDIVDTAAMLVASRALALVLDDLGRTAERLGVLAAEHRDTPMPGRTLTQHAVPTTFGLKAAGWRALLLDARDRLAAVRSSLPAQLGGAAGTMAALGPEDPDTDGPAAAPAVAAAYAHELGLAEAVLPWHTLRTPVADLAGALAFAAGALGKLAVDVLNLARTEIGEVAEGTGGGSSAMPHKANPVRATLIASAARRAPYLAATLYGSLAAEDERPAGAWHAEWEPLRDLLRLVGGSAQDAVELTAGLRVFPDAMREHLDLTSGLIVSERLASVAASRVGRAEAAEVMARATATARERQLPLARVLIGEPAFAGTDLAALTDPTRYTGSAGPLTDRALERR from the coding sequence ATGCACGAGAACGGCACCGGACCGCACCGTCCCGGACCGCACGACGTCGGCCTGCTCGCTCCCGGGCGGTCCGGGTCCCGGGCCGAGGCGGCCACCGGGGACGCGGCCTTCCTGCGGGCGATGCTCGACGCCGAGGCGGCCCTCACCCGGGCCCAGGTCTCCTGCGGGCTCGCTCCCGCCGGGGCCGGCCCCGCGGTGACCCGGGCCGCCGACCCCGCCTGCTTCGACCCCCGGGATCTCGCGCTGCGGGCCCGCTCCGGCGGCAACCCGGTGATCCCGCTCGTGGCCGACCTGCGGGCACGGGTGGCCCAGGAACTGCGCGGGCACGTCCACCGGGGCGCGACCAGCCAGGACATCGTGGACACGGCGGCGATGCTGGTGGCCTCCCGTGCCCTGGCCCTCGTCCTGGACGACCTCGGCCGGACCGCGGAGCGGCTGGGCGTACTCGCGGCCGAGCACCGGGACACCCCGATGCCGGGCCGGACCCTCACCCAGCACGCCGTACCGACGACGTTCGGCCTCAAGGCGGCGGGGTGGCGGGCGCTCCTGCTCGACGCCCGGGACCGGCTGGCCGCCGTACGTTCGTCGCTGCCGGCCCAACTGGGCGGCGCGGCGGGCACCATGGCCGCGCTCGGGCCCGAGGACCCGGACACGGACGGCCCGGCTGCGGCGCCGGCCGTCGCGGCGGCGTACGCGCACGAACTGGGCCTGGCGGAAGCGGTGCTGCCCTGGCACACGCTCCGGACGCCGGTCGCCGACCTGGCCGGGGCGCTGGCGTTCGCCGCGGGCGCGCTCGGCAAACTCGCCGTGGACGTGCTGAACCTGGCCCGGACGGAGATCGGCGAGGTCGCCGAGGGAACGGGCGGCGGGTCGTCCGCGATGCCGCACAAGGCCAACCCGGTCCGCGCCACGCTCATCGCGTCGGCCGCCCGCCGCGCACCGTACCTCGCGGCGACGCTGTACGGCTCGCTCGCCGCCGAGGACGAGCGCCCCGCCGGAGCCTGGCACGCGGAGTGGGAGCCCCTGCGCGATCTCCTCCGGCTGGTGGGCGGATCGGCCCAGGACGCCGTCGAACTCACCGCGGGGCTGCGCGTCTTCCCCGACGCCATGCGGGAACACCTCGATCTGACCAGCGGGTTGATCGTCTCGGAGCGACTGGCCTCGGTGGCGGCGTCCCGGGTCGGCCGCGCGGAGGCCGCCGAGGTGATGGCGCGGGCCACCGCCACCGCCCGGGAGCGGCAACTCCCCCTGGCCCGTGTCCTCATCGGGGAGCCCGCGTTCGCCGGCACCGATCTCGCCGCCCTCACCGACCCCACGCGGTACACCGGCTCCGCCGGTCCGCTCACCGACCGCGCCCTGGAACGCCGATGA
- a CDS encoding alpha/beta fold hydrolase, with protein sequence MTGHPSPVPHFREEGPSGAPPLLLGPSLGTSMALWDGVAPALSRTRRVVRWDLPGHGGSPAGLIGAGATVADLGRLVLSLADTLALRRFSYAGVSLGGAVGLWLAAHHPERVDRLAVVCSSARFGDPRAWRDRAARVRARGTGPVADGAAARWFTPGFTVPALLDDLRAADPGAYAACCDALASYDLRPLLSSIGAPTLAVAGREDPATPPAHAREIADGVPGAALLELPGASHLAPAERPEPLVAALRAHFDAGDGAAAGSAAGGQAVRRAVLGDAHVDRAVAATTPFTARFQDFITRYAWGEVWTDPTLPRRERSLVTLTALVAHGHMGELALHVRAAVRNGLTPEEIGAVLLQTGVYCGVPAANAAFGVAGKVLAEMAEEETAT encoded by the coding sequence ATGACCGGACACCCCTCGCCCGTACCGCACTTCCGCGAGGAAGGTCCGTCCGGTGCGCCGCCGTTGCTGCTCGGCCCCTCGCTCGGCACGTCCATGGCGCTCTGGGACGGTGTCGCCCCCGCTCTCTCCCGGACCCGCCGGGTGGTCCGCTGGGACCTGCCGGGGCACGGCGGCTCCCCGGCCGGCCTGATCGGAGCCGGGGCGACCGTCGCCGATCTCGGCCGGCTGGTCCTCTCCCTCGCCGACACGCTCGCGCTGCGCCGGTTCTCCTACGCGGGTGTCTCACTCGGCGGCGCGGTCGGGCTCTGGCTGGCCGCCCACCACCCCGAGCGCGTCGACCGCCTGGCGGTCGTCTGTTCGTCCGCTCGGTTCGGGGACCCGCGGGCCTGGCGCGACCGGGCCGCGCGGGTACGCGCACGGGGCACCGGACCCGTGGCCGACGGGGCGGCGGCGCGCTGGTTCACCCCGGGTTTCACGGTGCCGGCGCTCCTGGACGACCTGCGGGCCGCGGATCCGGGGGCGTACGCGGCGTGTTGCGACGCTCTCGCCTCGTACGACCTGCGACCGCTGCTCAGCTCCATCGGCGCGCCCACCCTTGCCGTGGCGGGGCGCGAGGACCCCGCGACGCCGCCCGCGCACGCGCGGGAGATCGCGGACGGCGTTCCCGGCGCGGCCCTGCTGGAACTGCCGGGCGCCTCGCACCTGGCGCCCGCCGAGCGTCCCGAGCCGCTCGTCGCGGCTCTGCGCGCACACTTCGACGCCGGGGACGGGGCCGCCGCGGGTTCGGCCGCGGGCGGGCAGGCGGTGCGGCGGGCGGTCCTCGGCGACGCGCACGTGGACCGTGCGGTCGCCGCCACCACACCGTTCACCGCACGGTTCCAGGACTTCATCACCCGCTACGCGTGGGGCGAGGTCTGGACCGACCCGACCCTCCCCCGCCGGGAACGCAGCCTCGTCACTCTCACCGCGCTCGTGGCCCACGGCCACATGGGCGAACTGGCGCTGCACGTGCGCGCCGCGGTGCGCAACGGCCTGACCCCCGAGGAGATCGGCGCGGTGCTGCTCCAGACCGGGGTCTACTGCGGCGTGCCGGCGGCGAACGCCGCGTTCGGTGTCGCCGGGAAGGTTCTCGCGGAGATGGCGGAGGAGGAGACCGCGACGTGA
- a CDS encoding phospholipid scramblase-related protein, with protein sequence MTTTSNIPAGWFPDPHGATELLRYWDGSRWTEHTHPAAGAQPSAPAGSAQAAAVRAPAPHPAVPPQQKAPQQQAAPAQPGRISAGTLFDQQVLVVNQKAKLIEVTNEYRVFDQQGATLGSVVQVGQSAFRKVLRFVSSWDQYLTHRLEIRDAYGQPQLLLTRPAKFIKSRVIVQRPDGRAVGEIVQQNAIGKINFAIMVDGRKVGAIKAENWRAWNFSIVDHNEAEIARITKTWEGLAKTLFTTADNYVLQIHYQLPEPLLSLVVATALTVDTALKQDARGFG encoded by the coding sequence GTGACCACGACCTCGAACATACCTGCGGGTTGGTTCCCTGACCCGCACGGTGCCACGGAGCTCCTCCGCTACTGGGACGGCTCCCGGTGGACCGAGCACACCCACCCGGCCGCGGGCGCCCAGCCCTCGGCCCCGGCGGGCTCCGCGCAGGCCGCCGCCGTGCGGGCGCCGGCCCCTCACCCGGCTGTGCCCCCGCAGCAGAAGGCGCCCCAGCAGCAGGCCGCGCCTGCCCAGCCGGGCCGGATCAGCGCCGGGACCCTCTTCGACCAGCAGGTCCTGGTGGTGAACCAGAAGGCCAAGCTGATCGAGGTGACCAACGAGTACCGCGTCTTCGACCAGCAGGGCGCGACCCTCGGCTCGGTCGTCCAGGTCGGGCAGAGCGCGTTCCGCAAGGTGCTGCGCTTCGTGTCCAGCTGGGACCAGTACCTGACGCACCGCCTGGAGATCCGGGACGCCTACGGTCAGCCCCAGCTGCTGCTGACCCGGCCTGCCAAGTTCATCAAGTCGCGTGTGATCGTCCAGCGGCCGGACGGGCGGGCGGTCGGCGAGATCGTCCAGCAGAACGCGATCGGCAAGATCAACTTCGCCATCATGGTGGACGGCCGGAAGGTCGGCGCGATCAAGGCCGAGAACTGGCGCGCCTGGAACTTCTCGATCGTCGACCACAACGAGGCCGAGATCGCCCGGATCACCAAGACCTGGGAAGGGCTCGCCAAGACGCTCTTCACCACGGCGGACAACTACGTCCTCCAGATCCACTACCAGCTGCCCGAGCCGCTCCTGAGCCTCGTCGTCGCGACGGCGCTCACCGTGGACACCGCGCTCAAGCAGGACGCGCGCGGCTTCGGCTGA
- a CDS encoding DUF3105 domain-containing protein, with the protein MPSTTDQNSPSAGRRANLEEARRRERGRERRVRVITITAAVAVVAALVAGGGYLMTKTDGEDEAGAKASAGPVTTGSPATGPLTGERSWDGLTQNHVETPVDYPMNPPVGGDHDPVWMNCDADVYTEAIPKENAVHSMEHGAVWVTYNSKAATDDVAALTERVEATPYSLMSPLEDQADPLILSAWGKQVTVTSATDPRVARFFTKYVQGAQTPEPGAPCTGGIAK; encoded by the coding sequence ATGCCTTCCACCACAGACCAGAACTCCCCCTCCGCCGGGCGCCGCGCCAATCTGGAGGAGGCACGGCGCAGGGAACGCGGGCGCGAGCGCCGCGTCAGGGTCATCACCATCACGGCCGCCGTCGCGGTCGTCGCCGCGCTCGTCGCGGGCGGCGGCTACCTGATGACGAAGACGGACGGTGAGGACGAGGCCGGGGCGAAGGCCTCGGCCGGCCCCGTCACGACCGGCTCCCCCGCGACCGGCCCCCTCACGGGCGAACGCAGTTGGGACGGGCTGACGCAGAACCACGTGGAGACGCCCGTCGACTACCCGATGAACCCGCCGGTCGGCGGCGACCACGACCCGGTCTGGATGAACTGCGACGCGGACGTCTACACCGAGGCGATACCGAAGGAGAACGCCGTCCACTCCATGGAGCATGGCGCCGTCTGGGTCACGTACAACAGCAAGGCCGCCACCGACGACGTGGCAGCGCTCACCGAGCGGGTCGAGGCCACCCCGTACTCCCTGATGAGCCCCTTGGAGGACCAGGCGGACCCGCTGATCCTGAGCGCCTGGGGCAAGCAGGTCACCGTCACGAGCGCCACCGACCCGCGGGTCGCGCGGTTCTTCACGAAGTACGTCCAGGGCGCGCAGACGCCGGAGCCGGGCGCCCCCTGCACCGGCGGGATCGCGAAGTGA
- a CDS encoding ROK family protein, translating into MKNHFTQLGPKADKDTVRRHNLSLVLRAVRDEDETGEATRAGVAARVGLTRAAVSSLVEQLLETGFLTESGKTFSGQAGRPGTALKVARTGPAGVGVEINIDYVSVCVVDLAGTGRVRQTEHLDNRGEPPEEVLVRAARIAARTLDSAREQELRPVGAALALPGLVSGGAVRQAPNLGWNRVPAERLFAEALAVLRPGVGPLPVSSENEANLAALAELWFGGLGEVRSFLYLTGEIGVGGALVIGGELLRGAHGFAGEIGHVVVDPAGPECRCGSRGCLEQYAGQAALLRAAGIEGAGGGAVIELERRVRAGDARAEAAVGEAGRMLGRVLSGAVNLIDPDAVVLGGIYRGLMPWLSRPADEELTGRVVSGLWSPGSGRLRASSVAGDAARGAAALVMQDVLADPVAYAGRER; encoded by the coding sequence ATGAAGAACCATTTCACGCAGTTGGGTCCCAAAGCCGACAAGGACACCGTCCGGCGGCACAACCTGAGCCTCGTGCTGCGTGCGGTCCGTGACGAGGACGAGACCGGCGAGGCGACCAGGGCCGGAGTGGCGGCCCGGGTGGGACTGACCCGCGCGGCGGTGTCCTCGCTGGTCGAGCAGTTGCTGGAGACCGGTTTCCTCACCGAGTCCGGCAAGACCTTCAGCGGACAGGCAGGGCGCCCCGGCACCGCGCTCAAGGTGGCCCGCACCGGGCCCGCGGGCGTCGGGGTGGAGATCAACATCGACTACGTCTCGGTCTGCGTCGTCGACTTGGCGGGCACCGGGCGGGTGCGGCAGACCGAGCACCTGGACAACCGGGGGGAGCCGCCCGAGGAGGTCCTGGTCCGCGCCGCCCGGATCGCGGCGCGCACCCTGGACTCGGCCCGCGAGCAGGAGCTCCGCCCCGTCGGCGCCGCGCTCGCCCTGCCGGGCCTCGTCTCCGGCGGTGCCGTGCGCCAGGCTCCCAACCTCGGCTGGAACCGCGTCCCGGCGGAACGCCTCTTCGCCGAGGCGCTCGCCGTCCTGCGTCCGGGGGTCGGCCCGCTGCCCGTGAGTTCGGAGAACGAGGCGAATCTGGCGGCGCTGGCCGAGCTGTGGTTCGGCGGCCTCGGCGAGGTGCGCAGCTTCCTCTACCTGACGGGCGAGATCGGTGTCGGCGGCGCCCTGGTGATCGGCGGCGAGCTGCTGCGCGGCGCGCACGGCTTCGCCGGGGAGATCGGCCACGTGGTGGTGGACCCGGCGGGTCCCGAGTGCCGGTGCGGATCGCGGGGCTGTCTGGAGCAGTACGCCGGTCAGGCGGCGCTGCTGCGGGCGGCCGGCATAGAGGGGGCCGGCGGCGGAGCGGTGATCGAGCTGGAGCGCCGGGTGCGCGCCGGTGACGCGCGGGCCGAGGCGGCGGTCGGCGAGGCGGGCCGGATGCTGGGCCGCGTCCTGTCGGGCGCGGTGAACCTGATCGACCCGGACGCGGTGGTGCTCGGCGGGATATACCGCGGGCTGATGCCGTGGCTGTCGCGGCCCGCCGACGAGGAGCTGACCGGCCGGGTCGTCTCGGGTCTCTGGTCCCCGGGCAGCGGCAGGCTCCGGGCGTCGTCGGTCGCCGGGGACGCGGCCCGGGGCGCGGCGGCCCTGGTGATGCAGGACGTGCTGGCCGACCCGGTGGCGTACGCCGGCCGGGAGCGCTGA
- the xylA gene encoding xylose isomerase — translation MSDRFSPTSADKFTFGLWTVGWRGNDPFGEPTRPALDPVESVERLAELGAHGVTFHDDDLIPFGSSDTERARLIGRFKDALERTGLKVPMATTNLFTHPVFKDGGFTSNDRDVRRFALRKVIRNIDLAAELGAQTYVAWGGREGAESGGAKDVRDALDRMKEGFDLLGEYVTDQGYDIRFAIEPKPNEPRGDILLPTVGHALAFIERLERPELYGVNPEVGHEQMAGLNFPHAIAQALWAGKLYHIDLNGQSGIKYDQDFRFGAGDLRQAFWLVDLLENSDYTGPRHFDFKPVRTDGFDGVWESAKNCMRNYLILKDRTAAFRADPAVQEALTASRLDELATPTAADGLKGLLADTTAYETFDVTAAAERSMAFEALDQLALDHLLGVR, via the coding sequence ATGTCGGACCGTTTCTCTCCCACTTCCGCTGACAAGTTCACCTTCGGTCTCTGGACCGTGGGCTGGCGGGGCAACGACCCCTTCGGTGAGCCGACCCGTCCGGCGCTCGACCCGGTCGAGTCCGTCGAGCGGCTCGCGGAGCTCGGCGCGCACGGCGTGACCTTCCACGACGACGACCTGATCCCGTTCGGGTCCTCCGACACCGAGCGCGCCCGGCTGATCGGCCGGTTCAAGGACGCCCTGGAGCGCACCGGCCTCAAGGTCCCGATGGCGACCACCAACCTGTTCACGCACCCCGTGTTCAAGGACGGCGGCTTCACCTCCAACGACCGCGACGTCCGCCGCTTCGCGCTGCGCAAGGTCATCCGCAACATCGACCTCGCCGCCGAACTCGGCGCCCAGACCTACGTCGCCTGGGGCGGCCGCGAGGGCGCCGAGTCCGGCGGCGCCAAGGACGTCCGCGACGCCCTCGACCGCATGAAGGAGGGCTTCGACCTCCTGGGCGAGTACGTCACCGACCAGGGCTACGACATCCGCTTCGCGATCGAGCCCAAGCCCAACGAGCCCCGCGGCGACATCCTCCTGCCCACCGTCGGCCACGCCCTCGCCTTCATCGAGCGCCTGGAACGCCCCGAGCTCTACGGCGTCAACCCCGAGGTCGGCCACGAGCAGATGGCCGGACTCAACTTCCCCCACGCCATCGCCCAGGCCCTGTGGGCCGGCAAGCTCTACCACATCGACCTCAACGGCCAGTCCGGCATCAAGTACGACCAGGACTTCCGCTTCGGCGCCGGCGACCTGCGCCAGGCCTTCTGGCTCGTCGACCTCCTGGAGAACTCCGACTACACCGGACCGCGCCACTTCGACTTCAAGCCGGTGCGCACCGACGGCTTCGACGGCGTCTGGGAATCCGCGAAGAACTGCATGCGCAACTACCTGATCCTCAAGGACCGCACCGCCGCCTTCCGCGCCGACCCCGCCGTCCAGGAAGCCCTCACCGCCTCCCGCCTCGACGAACTCGCCACCCCCACCGCCGCCGACGGCCTCAAGGGACTCCTCGCCGACACCACCGCCTACGAGACCTTCGACGTCACCGCCGCCGCCGAACGCTCCATGGCCTTCGAAGCCCTCGACCAGCTCGCCCTGGACCACCTCCTCGGCGTCCGCTGA
- the xylB gene encoding xylulokinase has protein sequence MPPRTVVIGVDSSTQSTKAAVTDAVTGEILAVGRAPHVVLGEGGARESDPEIWWQALRDAVAAGMKEAGVPASAVTGIAVAGQQHGLVVLDRAGRPLRPALLWNDTRSAPQATALTAALGGPEAWTARTGSVPVASMTAAKWQWLRENDPASADAAAGVRLPHDFLTERLTGVAVTDPGDASGTCWYSTATGAYDSELLALIGLDAALLPEVAPTGGARAGSLTPQAAEDLGLPAGIAVAAGTGDNMSAAVGLGLGGAGLLDHPVLSLGTSGTVFAASRTRPASPALAGFAAADGTYLPLACTLNCTLAVDKVAALLGLHRDDASPGGEAVLLPYLDGERTPDLPHAAGLLTGLRHDTTPQQLLGAAYEGAAFTVLHAMDELLRACGLDPAAPEVAARPLRLIGGGAQGATWIETVRRLSGRPLVVPANGELVALGAAALAASAAGGGDPVALATGWNGRGTAGTDRHIDPVARDTEAWERIGSVLDRASKPLLGG, from the coding sequence ATGCCGCCGCGTACGGTCGTCATCGGCGTGGACAGTTCCACCCAGTCCACCAAAGCAGCAGTCACCGACGCCGTCACCGGTGAGATCCTCGCGGTGGGCCGCGCCCCGCACGTGGTCCTCGGCGAGGGCGGTGCCCGCGAGAGCGACCCCGAGATCTGGTGGCAGGCACTGCGCGACGCGGTGGCCGCCGGGATGAAGGAGGCCGGGGTCCCCGCCTCGGCCGTCACGGGCATCGCGGTCGCCGGCCAGCAGCACGGCCTGGTGGTACTCGACCGCGCCGGCCGGCCGCTGCGGCCCGCCCTGCTCTGGAACGACACCCGGTCCGCGCCCCAGGCCACCGCCCTCACCGCCGCGCTCGGCGGCCCCGAGGCGTGGACCGCGCGCACCGGATCGGTCCCCGTCGCCTCGATGACCGCCGCCAAGTGGCAGTGGCTGCGGGAGAACGACCCGGCGAGCGCGGACGCCGCCGCGGGCGTGCGCCTCCCGCACGACTTCCTCACCGAGCGCCTCACCGGCGTCGCGGTGACCGACCCGGGTGACGCCTCCGGTACCTGCTGGTACTCCACCGCCACCGGCGCGTACGACTCCGAACTGCTCGCGCTGATCGGCCTGGACGCGGCGCTGCTGCCGGAGGTGGCCCCCACCGGCGGCGCGCGGGCCGGGTCGCTGACCCCGCAGGCGGCCGAAGATCTCGGCCTGCCCGCCGGCATCGCCGTCGCGGCCGGCACCGGCGACAACATGAGCGCCGCCGTCGGGCTGGGCCTCGGCGGAGCCGGGCTGCTCGACCACCCCGTACTCAGCCTCGGTACCTCCGGCACCGTCTTCGCCGCCTCGCGCACCCGGCCCGCCTCGCCCGCGCTCGCCGGCTTCGCGGCGGCGGACGGCACCTACCTCCCGCTCGCCTGCACGCTGAACTGCACGCTCGCCGTGGACAAGGTCGCCGCGCTGCTGGGCCTGCACCGTGACGACGCGTCACCCGGCGGGGAGGCGGTCCTCCTCCCGTACCTGGACGGCGAACGCACCCCCGACCTGCCGCACGCCGCCGGCCTCCTCACCGGGCTGCGGCACGACACCACCCCGCAGCAACTCCTGGGTGCCGCCTACGAAGGCGCGGCGTTCACCGTGCTGCACGCCATGGACGAGTTGCTGCGCGCCTGCGGTCTCGACCCGGCGGCCCCCGAGGTCGCGGCCCGTCCGCTGCGTCTGATCGGCGGCGGGGCGCAGGGCGCCACCTGGATCGAGACCGTGCGCCGGCTCTCCGGCCGGCCTCTGGTGGTGCCCGCCAACGGTGAGTTGGTGGCACTCGGCGCCGCCGCGCTCGCCGCCTCGGCGGCCGGCGGCGGCGACCCGGTCGCCCTGGCCACCGGATGGAACGGCCGCGGCACGGCCGGAACGGACCGTCACATCGACCCGGTCGCACGGGACACGGAGGCCTGGGAGCGGATCGGTTCGGTGCTCGACCGCGCCTCGAAGCCCCTCCTCGGCGGCTGA